One genomic segment of Mauremys mutica isolate MM-2020 ecotype Southern chromosome 10, ASM2049712v1, whole genome shotgun sequence includes these proteins:
- the LOC123378534 gene encoding caspase-8-like isoform X2, with amino-acid sequence MSADIYKLLFFISEELDSETLMALKFLSLEYIPLKNQEDIQDPKDFFQKLQNKRLIEEDDLSFLKELLFRVNRIDLLTGKLSSSRDEMERELQIPNKAKVSPYRQLLYRISEEITSEEVASVRFLLQKELPKKKLQDNATILKLFIEMEKAGIMNETKLKVLKSILRDVRPDLAQKINTYEVETQAPDELIMSLEPPFQSLTFSEGHIHQEVPCPKTCAFVGPGESGAKEAVSVTKLENPYTMENNPHGYCVILNNSDFKNPDETRKGTDKDAEALKRVFEWLQFETIEHRNLEAEEICKTIKKYSNMDHSNMDCFICCLLSHGEKGKVRGTDWNSAAIKDLVSCFTGSECPSLAGKPKLFFIQACQGMTGQKSIPVKEDSSRQLEADALPLPSIPDWADILIGMATVEDFECYRYIERGSAFIQCLCKEIESFCPQCVDLLTILTQVNKKMGEKDFNGKKQMPEIKSTLRKRLIFQEISKFHVFPWHMDF; translated from the exons ATGAGTGCAGATATATACAAGCTTCTCTTCTTCATCAGTGAGGAACTGGACTCAGAAACCCTGATGGCTCTGAAGTTTCTGAGTCTGGAGTACATCCCACTGAAGAATCAAGAAGACATTCAGGATCCCAAGGATTTCTTCCAAAAGCTCCAGAACAAGAGACTGATAGAGGAAGATGATCTGTCCTTCTTAAAGGAGCTACTGTTCAGAGTAAACCGCATAGACCTCCTGACTGGTAAACTGAGCTCCAGCAGAGACGAAATGGAGAGGGAGCTTCAAATCCCAAACAAGGCAAAAGTTTCACCATATAG GCAACTACTTTACAGAATCTCTGAAGAAATAACTAGTGAAGAAGTTGCCAGTGTAAGATTCCTGCTGCAAAAGGAGCTACCGAAGAAGAAGCTTCAGGACAATGCT accatATTGAAGCTCTTTATAGAAATGGAAAAAGCTGGGATAATGAATGAAACCAAACTGAAGGTGCTGAAGAGTATTTTACGGGATGTTAGACCTGACCTGGCGCAAAAAATTAATACCTACGAAGTAGAAACACAAG CCCCAGATGAATTGATCATGAGCTTGGAACCTCCTTTTCAGAGCCTGACATTTAGCGAAG GTCATATTCACCAGGAAGTTCCCTGCCCTAAAACATGTGCGTTTGTTGGCCCAGGTGAATCGGGAGCAAAGGAAGCAGTGTCAGTGACAAAG CTCGAGAACCCCTACACGATGGAGAATAATCCTCATGGCTATTGTGTGATACTGAACAactctgattttaaaaatcctgatgAAACCAGGAAAGGCACAGACAAAGATGCTG AGGCTCTGAAACGGGTTTTTGAGTGGCTGCAGTTTGAGACAATTGAGCACCGAAACCTAGAAGCAGAGGAAATCTGTAAGACAATCAAAAAGTATAGCAACATGGACCATAGCAACATGGACTGTTTCATTTGCTGCTTGCTCTCACATGGCGAAAAGGGTAAAGTACGTGGGACAGATTGGAATTCTGCAGCCATCAAAGATCTGGTCTCCTGCTTCACTGGATCTGAGTGCCCCTCGCTCGCTGGCAAACCCAAACTCTTCTTTATTCAAGCCTGCCAAGGTATGACAGGGCAGAAAAGTATCCCAGTGAAAGAAGATTCTTCTCGACAGCTGGAGGCAGATGCTTTACCCTTGCCTTCCATTCCTGACTGGGCTGATATCCTCATTGGTATGGCTACAGTGGAAGACTTTGAGTGCTACAGATACATAGAGAGAGGCAGCGCGTTCATTCAGTGCCTCTGCAAGGAAATAGAGTCTTTCTGCCCACA GTGCGTGGATCTGCTGACCATCCTGACACAAGTCAACAAAAAAATGGGAGAAAAAGATTTTAATGGGAAAAAGCAGATGCCGGAAATAAAATCAACCCTGCGGAAGCGACTGATCTTCCAG GAAATCTCTAAATTCCATGTTTTTCCATGGCATatggatttctag
- the LOC123378534 gene encoding caspase-8-like isoform X1, with amino-acid sequence MGCTGPGCRVKWETYGSSLYLSFGNYQSDSSSLSHKMSADIYKLLFFISEELDSETLMALKFLSLEYIPLKNQEDIQDPKDFFQKLQNKRLIEEDDLSFLKELLFRVNRIDLLTGKLSSSRDEMERELQIPNKAKVSPYRQLLYRISEEITSEEVASVRFLLQKELPKKKLQDNATILKLFIEMEKAGIMNETKLKVLKSILRDVRPDLAQKINTYEVETQAPDELIMSLEPPFQSLTFSEGHIHQEVPCPKTCAFVGPGESGAKEAVSVTKLENPYTMENNPHGYCVILNNSDFKNPDETRKGTDKDAEALKRVFEWLQFETIEHRNLEAEEICKTIKKYSNMDHSNMDCFICCLLSHGEKGKVRGTDWNSAAIKDLVSCFTGSECPSLAGKPKLFFIQACQGMTGQKSIPVKEDSSRQLEADALPLPSIPDWADILIGMATVEDFECYRYIERGSAFIQCLCKEIESFCPQCVDLLTILTQVNKKMGEKDFNGKKQMPEIKSTLRKRLIFQEISKFHVFPWHMDF; translated from the exons atgggttgcactggccctgggtgcAGAGTGAAATGGGAAACGTATGGCTCTAGCCTCTACTTGAGCTTTGGAAATTATCA ATCTGATTCCTCATCTCTCAGCCATAAAATGAGTGCAGATATATACAAGCTTCTCTTCTTCATCAGTGAGGAACTGGACTCAGAAACCCTGATGGCTCTGAAGTTTCTGAGTCTGGAGTACATCCCACTGAAGAATCAAGAAGACATTCAGGATCCCAAGGATTTCTTCCAAAAGCTCCAGAACAAGAGACTGATAGAGGAAGATGATCTGTCCTTCTTAAAGGAGCTACTGTTCAGAGTAAACCGCATAGACCTCCTGACTGGTAAACTGAGCTCCAGCAGAGACGAAATGGAGAGGGAGCTTCAAATCCCAAACAAGGCAAAAGTTTCACCATATAG GCAACTACTTTACAGAATCTCTGAAGAAATAACTAGTGAAGAAGTTGCCAGTGTAAGATTCCTGCTGCAAAAGGAGCTACCGAAGAAGAAGCTTCAGGACAATGCT accatATTGAAGCTCTTTATAGAAATGGAAAAAGCTGGGATAATGAATGAAACCAAACTGAAGGTGCTGAAGAGTATTTTACGGGATGTTAGACCTGACCTGGCGCAAAAAATTAATACCTACGAAGTAGAAACACAAG CCCCAGATGAATTGATCATGAGCTTGGAACCTCCTTTTCAGAGCCTGACATTTAGCGAAG GTCATATTCACCAGGAAGTTCCCTGCCCTAAAACATGTGCGTTTGTTGGCCCAGGTGAATCGGGAGCAAAGGAAGCAGTGTCAGTGACAAAG CTCGAGAACCCCTACACGATGGAGAATAATCCTCATGGCTATTGTGTGATACTGAACAactctgattttaaaaatcctgatgAAACCAGGAAAGGCACAGACAAAGATGCTG AGGCTCTGAAACGGGTTTTTGAGTGGCTGCAGTTTGAGACAATTGAGCACCGAAACCTAGAAGCAGAGGAAATCTGTAAGACAATCAAAAAGTATAGCAACATGGACCATAGCAACATGGACTGTTTCATTTGCTGCTTGCTCTCACATGGCGAAAAGGGTAAAGTACGTGGGACAGATTGGAATTCTGCAGCCATCAAAGATCTGGTCTCCTGCTTCACTGGATCTGAGTGCCCCTCGCTCGCTGGCAAACCCAAACTCTTCTTTATTCAAGCCTGCCAAGGTATGACAGGGCAGAAAAGTATCCCAGTGAAAGAAGATTCTTCTCGACAGCTGGAGGCAGATGCTTTACCCTTGCCTTCCATTCCTGACTGGGCTGATATCCTCATTGGTATGGCTACAGTGGAAGACTTTGAGTGCTACAGATACATAGAGAGAGGCAGCGCGTTCATTCAGTGCCTCTGCAAGGAAATAGAGTCTTTCTGCCCACA GTGCGTGGATCTGCTGACCATCCTGACACAAGTCAACAAAAAAATGGGAGAAAAAGATTTTAATGGGAAAAAGCAGATGCCGGAAATAAAATCAACCCTGCGGAAGCGACTGATCTTCCAG GAAATCTCTAAATTCCATGTTTTTCCATGGCATatggatttctag